A stretch of DNA from Microcoleus sp. FACHB-831:
TCCGTAAAGGCTAATTTTTATGATAGCTGCTGTAATTATTTGCGTTGTTTTGAGTTTGCTTACTACCGCCCTGCTCAACATTAAAATAATTTTGGTTCTTCAGCACTTGTTATGCTAAACTAACAATTAAAATGCCAGCTTAATAAGCATCTTACTCGGAAATTTTCAAAATTTCTAAATCCATAAGCAGAGCGTTTAATTAGTT
This window harbors:
- a CDS encoding transposase, which gives rise to LIKRSAYGFRNFENFRVRCLLSWHFNC